In the genome of Actinomadura graeca, one region contains:
- a CDS encoding DUF4360 domain-containing protein — MDSIGSGCPKGTVGFSADPVSFTFTLTPAGFRAQAGGTSQPTDHRRNCQNTVGVAAPEEFTFAIAEADHGGHAHLAPGASGQVSWRHHFQGSGTPGTTWRHSLSGPYSDGWQFTDKIDIASLDFRRCGESRHTYIGLELTVDRGTSDASETSLMLMEPPDGSTFRLVWKRCPKP, encoded by the coding sequence GTGGACAGCATCGGCTCGGGTTGCCCGAAGGGGACCGTGGGCTTCTCCGCCGACCCGGTCTCTTTCACCTTCACCCTCACGCCCGCCGGTTTCCGCGCGCAGGCGGGCGGCACGTCCCAGCCGACGGACCACCGGCGCAACTGCCAGAACACGGTGGGCGTCGCAGCCCCGGAGGAGTTCACCTTCGCGATCGCCGAGGCCGACCACGGCGGCCACGCCCACCTGGCACCGGGCGCATCCGGCCAGGTCAGCTGGCGCCATCATTTCCAGGGCTCGGGGACACCAGGGACGACGTGGCGCCACTCCTTGTCCGGCCCGTATTCGGACGGCTGGCAATTCACCGACAAGATCGACATCGCGTCGCTGGACTTCAGGCGATGCGGGGAAAGCCGGCACACCTACATCGGCCTGGAGCTCACGGTGGACCGCGGTACGTCCGACGCGTCCGAGACGAGCCTCATGCTGATGGAGCCGCCCGACGGCAGCACCTTCCGGCTGGTCTGGAAGCGCTGCCCCAAGCCCTGA
- a CDS encoding RNA polymerase sigma factor: protein MTAAVIDPERAQELDDAGLIGLSLDEPEWFSVLFDRHGHRIHEYAARRLGAQAAEDIVAETFFAAFRRRHSYDRTRPLARPWLYGIATNLIARHRRTEERYYRVLQRTGEDPLAEPLDDAVLERVTAQQKEKLLAGALGRLSRGDRDVLLLIAWGDLTYEEVADALGLRVGTVRSRLHRARRKVRTALAEADPMTRKDGEQR, encoded by the coding sequence ATGACGGCCGCCGTGATCGATCCGGAACGGGCGCAGGAGCTGGACGACGCGGGGCTCATCGGGCTGTCGCTCGACGAGCCCGAGTGGTTCTCCGTGCTGTTCGACCGCCACGGCCACCGGATCCACGAGTACGCGGCGCGGCGCCTCGGCGCCCAGGCGGCCGAGGACATCGTGGCCGAGACGTTCTTCGCGGCCTTCCGGCGCCGCCACTCCTACGACCGGACGCGGCCGCTGGCGCGTCCCTGGCTGTACGGCATCGCCACGAACCTGATCGCGCGCCACCGCCGGACCGAGGAGCGCTACTACCGGGTGCTCCAGCGCACCGGCGAGGACCCCCTGGCCGAGCCGCTGGACGACGCCGTCCTCGAACGCGTCACCGCCCAGCAGAAGGAGAAGCTCCTGGCGGGCGCGCTCGGCCGCCTCTCGCGAGGGGACCGGGACGTCCTGCTGCTGATCGCCTGGGGCGACCTGACCTACGAGGAGGTCGCCGACGCGCTCGGCCTGCGCGTCGGCACGGTGCGCTCGCGCCTGCACCGCGCCCGGCGCAAGGTGCGCACGGCGCTGGCGGAGGCCGACCCGATGACCAGGAAGGACGGGGAGCAAAGGTGA
- a CDS encoding CU044_5270 family protein has protein sequence MDDINAIKDFRSGTAPMSAACEDTIRARLGELAAAGGEGPDRPGTHRPRSRRLVLRVGIATALTAATATGITVVQGLDGDGAPAAEAAQFGDRAAKAVEGRPYVPPRPGQWVYTKTAMAAGFDMNTWWKGVDRSRTETGEHWTRVDGEAYAWSWKGRVRVQEFKDRPATADSPGVTYTRPEPAYSMRNYHTLPADPDALLRRLYAAHYPDQVGRTGPGSVFAMLNEMLQNPIPPRLQAAVYRALPKIPGVRLRRGVRDQTGRVGDAFAFVDGRGERTSAIIDPSTYRYLGTGAEAARDIPVHEGPDGKAVARAGTLLSWHAYLTVKIVDRPGER, from the coding sequence ATGGACGACATCAACGCGATCAAGGACTTCCGGAGCGGCACGGCGCCGATGTCCGCCGCCTGCGAGGACACGATCCGGGCGCGTCTCGGCGAGCTCGCGGCGGCCGGGGGCGAGGGACCGGACCGGCCGGGAACGCACCGGCCGCGTTCCCGGCGGCTCGTGCTCCGCGTGGGCATCGCGACGGCCCTGACCGCCGCCACCGCGACCGGGATCACCGTCGTCCAGGGACTGGACGGTGACGGCGCGCCCGCCGCCGAGGCCGCGCAGTTCGGGGACAGGGCCGCCAAGGCCGTCGAGGGACGGCCCTACGTCCCGCCCAGGCCCGGCCAGTGGGTCTACACCAAGACCGCCATGGCCGCCGGGTTCGACATGAACACCTGGTGGAAGGGGGTCGACCGCTCGCGCACGGAGACCGGCGAGCACTGGACGCGGGTCGACGGCGAAGCCTACGCCTGGTCGTGGAAGGGCCGCGTCCGCGTCCAGGAGTTCAAGGACAGGCCGGCGACCGCGGACTCCCCCGGCGTCACCTACACCCGGCCCGAACCGGCGTACAGCATGCGCAACTACCACACACTGCCCGCTGATCCCGACGCGCTCCTGCGGAGGCTCTACGCCGCCCACTATCCGGACCAGGTGGGCAGGACGGGGCCCGGTTCGGTGTTCGCGATGCTGAACGAGATGCTCCAGAACCCCATCCCGCCCCGCCTCCAGGCGGCGGTCTACCGGGCGCTGCCCAAGATCCCGGGCGTCCGGCTGCGGCGGGGCGTGCGCGACCAGACCGGCCGCGTCGGCGACGCCTTCGCCTTCGTGGACGGCCGCGGCGAGCGCACCAGCGCCATCATCGACCCGTCCACCTACCGCTACCTCGGCACGGGCGCCGAGGCGGCGCGCGACATCCCCGTGCACGAGGGCCCGGACGGGAAGGCCGTGGCCAGGGCCGGGACGCTGCTCAGCTGGCACGCCTACCTCACCGTCAAGATCGTCGATCGCCCCGGCGAGCGCTAG
- a CDS encoding SAM-dependent methyltransferase codes for MRDDDAPDLRSVQGIDTTKANSARIWDYLLGGQENYPVDRELAAEVAEFLPDIAEQAKADRLFLSRVIGFLAGEAGITQFLDIGTGLPTANNTHEVAQRANPSCRVVYVDNDQLVLAHARALLTSTPEGRTAYVDADMHDPDHILDRAEETLELSRPVAITMLGVFWHILDDAEASRIMERLLARVPSGSYLAVSQQTLEITGEKAAEAVRLWNERGSPPGVWRTPRQIEELFLGQGLEIIEPGVVTCTRWRPETAAFDLPETDQFAAVGRKP; via the coding sequence ATGCGAGACGACGACGCCCCAGATCTCCGGTCGGTCCAGGGCATCGACACGACAAAGGCGAATTCTGCCCGCATCTGGGATTACCTCCTGGGCGGCCAGGAGAATTACCCGGTGGACCGTGAACTGGCCGCCGAAGTCGCCGAATTCCTTCCCGATATCGCCGAGCAGGCGAAGGCGGACCGGTTGTTCCTGAGCCGCGTCATCGGCTTCCTGGCCGGTGAGGCGGGGATCACGCAATTCCTCGACATCGGCACCGGCCTGCCGACGGCCAACAACACCCACGAGGTGGCGCAACGCGCGAACCCGTCCTGCCGTGTCGTGTACGTCGACAACGACCAGCTGGTCCTTGCGCACGCCCGGGCCCTCCTGACCAGTACCCCGGAGGGCCGGACGGCGTATGTGGACGCCGACATGCACGACCCCGACCACATCCTCGACCGGGCCGAGGAGACCCTGGAGCTGTCCCGGCCCGTCGCGATCACGATGCTGGGGGTCTTCTGGCACATCCTGGACGACGCCGAAGCGAGCCGGATCATGGAGCGGCTGCTGGCCCGGGTGCCGTCCGGCAGCTATCTGGCCGTGAGCCAGCAGACGCTGGAGATCACCGGTGAGAAGGCGGCCGAAGCGGTCCGGTTGTGGAACGAGCGGGGAAGCCCCCCGGGCGTCTGGCGCACCCCCCGGCAGATCGAGGAACTGTTCCTCGGACAGGGACTGGAGATCATCGAGCCCGGGGTGGTGACGTGCACGCGGTGGCGTCCCGAG